The following is a genomic window from Candidatus Zixiibacteriota bacterium.
CAACGCTGTTGGTACACAGGAAGAGAATCACGAAGCGCGCGGCAACCGGATCGTAAATGACCTTGGGGTCGTAGATGAAAGCGCTGGGCGGCGCCGGCTGCGTGCCGGCGAACCATTGCTGCGCGGTAGCCTGATAGAGCAGGTTGCCGCTGTTTTTGTCAAACACCGAAATTGTGCTGTTGACCACCTCGACGATATGATTGGGCCCCGCGGCAATCTGCGGATCGGGCGGGTCCCAACCGGTGTAGGTTGTCCCGGTGAAACTGCGGCAGGGCGCCAGCTCGTTCGGCGCCTTGTCGCCCGGTGACGTGGTCAAATCATGGAGATGACTCGGATTACCCGGCTGGTATTGCGAAACTTCGTTTGCCGCTTGCGGCAGCGGTCCCGGAAACGGCCAGGGCTTTGCCCGCTCCGCCACCGGCTCGACCGCCGTGGTCTCGCTAATCTCTGCCGGGTTGAAAACAACCGGCAGGGCCTCGATCGTGCCGACTTCGAAGCGATAATCCGCGGCCGGGGCGACTCCCGCCCATACGATGACAGCAGCCGCAGCAAGGTGGATTCGAATTGTTGACTTCCGTTGGATCAAGGACAATTACCGAACGATAGCAGTAAACAACGATAGCGACCGAAGTAGAACCCGACTATCTTTGTGCCAGCCGGATTGGGGAGGTCGCCAAGCTCGACAGCAACCAATATAGTGTGAATCGCCAATTCGGACAAGGCCAAAGTGGCCTGCGCGAGGTGATGTCATGCCCGGCGATGCCGACGACCCGATTGAATACCCGATCGATGGAATACTCGACCTGCATGCCTTTGCGCCAAAGGATGTCAAGGAGCTGATCCCGGCGTACATCGACGCCTGCCTCGAACGCGGCATCTTGTCGCTGCGGATCATCCACGGCAAGGGCATCGGGAATTTGCGCCGCACGGTGCACGCACTGCTGGAACGCGATCCCCGCGTGCGCTCGTTCCGACTCGACAGCGAATCCCCCGGCTCCTGGGGCGCGACTTTGGTCGAGTTGCGTGACCCGTGCCGCCCCACGCCGTGAAACATTTCACCCGCGCCTCCGGTATATTGAGATTAATGAACCCCTTGCGCCTCAATTACGATTGATTATGATTTCTTCAGCGTGGCCGCGCACCGGCCCTCGTTTGAATGGCATTTTGGCAAAGATGACATATCCGTCCCTGAACGGTAAGGAGTACCCCATGTTCTCAGGAAAAACTCATGCGCTCGGCTTGCTGGCCGCGCTCGTGCTATTGGCGTTTGGTCTCACCGTGCCCGGCCTCGGCTCGGAATTGAGCAAAGAAACCGCCGCG
Proteins encoded in this region:
- a CDS encoding Smr/MutS family protein yields the protein MPGDADDPIEYPIDGILDLHAFAPKDVKELIPAYIDACLERGILSLRIIHGKGIGNLRRTVHALLERDPRVRSFRLDSESPGSWGATLVELRDPCRPTP